A segment of the Leptolyngbya sp. NIES-3755 genome:
CATTGTTGCGACCATAGATTGCTGCATTCAGATTATCAGCTTTGAAGGTTCCATAGCTGGCTAACACCGCATCGATCGGAACACCTGCAACGGCTGGATATTCATTGTTGCTTTCCGCAAAAATTCGCTGTGCTTCGTTGCTTGCCAGGTACTCCAAAAATTGAATCGCTGCCGCTCGGTTTGGCGCAGTTTTGAGTACGCCGCCACCGCTGATATTGACGTGCGTTCCTCGATCTTGTTGGTTTGGGAAAAAGACACCAATCTTTGACGCAACTTCTTTGTCTTCCGCTTTGTTTGATTTCGCGAGACGGGGTAGATAGTACGTGTTCACCAGCGCCAGATCTCCCAGTCCTGCTGCGATCGACCGAATCTGAGCGGTATCATTTCCTTCAGGCGAACGAGCGAAGTTTGCGACCACCCCTCTCACCCATTCTTCGGTTTTTTGATTGCCATGCGCTGCCAAAATCGACCCTGTAAGCGATTGATTGTAGACATGACCCGACGATCGCGTGATGACTCGTCCCTTCCATTTTGGATCGACCAAATTTTCGTAGGTCGAAAGCTCCGAAGGCTTGACGCGATCTTTGTTGTACATGATCACTCGCGCCCGTCGAGTAAATCCAAACCATTGTCCATTGGGTTCTCGCAGGTTGGCAGGAATCGTAGAGGTCAACACCCTAGAGTTTACAGGCTGAAATAATCCTGCTTCTTGGGCACGCCATAAGCGACCTGCATCCACAGTAATTAAGACATCTGCGGGACTATTCGCTCCTTCGCTTTTGATCCGCTCGATCAGCTTATCTGCATCTGCTTCAACCAAGTTGACTTTGATGCCCGTTTTCTTCTGGAAACCTTCATAGATCGCATTGTCGCTATCATAGTGACGTGCAGAGTACAAATTCACTACACCCGCAGCGTTTGATGATTGCATCCTGGCAAGCTGATGAGAAGCAACTGCCGCCATTGCTGCACTTGAAGCGAGGAAGGTCCGTCGTTTGATCGCCATAAGACTCCATTCAATTCCCTAAAGCTGATAGATTTTGCTATTTAATTGAGATTGATTTCCATTAAGAAACGTAGAAGAGTTTGGAATCTATGTCAAGTAAAATCTTATTTAAAGTTCAGTGAATGGTTTAGAGGCTCATAATTTAGCCTCTATCTAGTCAAAATCCGCAAGATTTAAACCTATTCGGTTGATAATGAATCCAAATATTGTTTTACAATTAGACGATAATTTATCGCAATTCTGAAGGTCAGAGTTCTGGCTTTTTAACGGTCGTTATGGTTTTCAAACTGCCCCAGATTACTCTATGGCACATGCTCCCGATCACGATCGGGTTGCACGGATTGTTATTTGCAATCCCCATTCCATCGACAGACGGCGAAGCTCAGAAGCCAATTTCCGAATCCATCAACGTCGTGACCTTACCAAAGCCATCGCCCCCGAAATCCCCGCCCAGTGAGACCCCCAGAAGAAGTGAAGCGATCGCAACTCCAAAACCCCGAACGACTTCCAAAGCCCAGCCCACTCTCCCACCCCGTTCAACCCCAACACCGACGACTCCAATCCCACAGTCATCGACTCCACCGCAGCCGACTCCACAACCATCCCCTTCAATTAGCCCATCCCCTTCAGTTAGTCCCTCTCCAGTCGATAAACTGCAAATTGTAGGAGCAGTTCCAGGCTGTAACGGTCAATCGGGATGCTGGCAGATTGCAAATTCACAAGGTAGAGCGATCGCTGGAACATTAGAAGAACAGCTTCAACAACAAGGCTTTACCCTGACGGAGAAAGACTTAGACCAAGATACTGGCTTTCGAGTGTATGAAGTGGCAAAAGATGGAGTAAAGCAGTACTATCTGCACATTGTTTGGAGCGATCGTGGAACTGCTTATGTCCGCAACACTGATTTGCTTTCTCATAGTCAGATTACCGCAATGACCGGACTGTAAAACGGTTGTGTTTTTCCTCTGCTAGTTAGAACCGGACTGACAAGGGTGCAGTCAGCATGGGAGATTTTCGGATCAGTTGTGAACTTGCGAATAACATTGCCACAGCTTATGGACTCGGTAAGCCTGAGCCAACTCGGTGGTTGAATCTGACTTGATCATTCACTTAGCACCAATCATGGGTCGCAGCAAATTGACAGAATGCCTTAATTGAATCATTGTCCTGCCCGACTCTCCAAACTAATCCAACTGTGCGTTCTACTTCCCAATCTGCGATCGCGATGTAAGTGACTCCGGGCAAGTCTCGCCATTCTGCCATCACGGTCATCCCTAACCCCGCAGCCACTAACGCAATCACCCAATCCTCGTTATCCGCACGATACACCACGTTTTGTCTGAGTCCCTGCGCTTCAAACTGCTGTTTCACACTGCACCTTAACCCGCAATGCAGTCGATCGATGTAGGGCTGTCCATCCAATTCGCTCCAGCGCACTGATTTACGTTGAGCAAAGGGATGAGTATTTGACACCGCTAGGGCAATCCGCTGACGAAACAACGGGAGTGTATTGCCGTTCGCTTCAATTCCATCGAGTCCAGTGACGAGTAAATCGATTTCACCTAGCTCTAGTCGCTCTCGTAATGCTGCTGGGTCGCCATCTTGTAGCTCGATCGCACTATTTGGGTAAGTCTGTCGAAATGCTGCAATCAGTTGAGCAAAGGGACTAATCCGAATCGTGCGTAGCAGTCCCAATCTCAGAATCGGCTGCGTCTTGAAAGTTTTGAGTTCGTGCAAGACGGCATGATAGTCATTCAGAATCGATTGTGCCTTGGTGAGAAAGAATTTTCCTGCGGCGGTCAGAACGGCTCTACGTCCACCGCGTTCAAACAAAATTACGCCCAGTTCTTGCTCTAGTTTTTTGATGCCTGCGGATAACGATGGTTGCGAGACAAGCAAGCGTTCTGCGGCTTTGGTGAAACCACCCGTTTCGACGATCGCAAGAAAGTATCGAATCTGATAAATATCCATAGTCAATGCCTATGACTTTCATGTTTAAAACAGACTTGCTTTATCTCAAGACTGCTTCGATGATAAAACACATCGACCCAAAAATAGAGGAACTGCGAAAATGCTAAAGCTGTACGATTTCACCCTCTCTGGAAACTGCTACAAAGTTCGCTTGCTGCTTTCATTGCTAAGACTAGAATGCGAACTGATGCCGGTGGATCTCAAGAGGGATGAACAAAAGACTTCCGAGTTTCTTCATCTCAACTTGTGGGGACAAGTTCCGGTTCTAATTGACAACGATGTAATGATCCGGGATTCTCAGGCGATTCTGATTTATCTAGCAAAGCGCTATGGGGGTGAGTCCTGGTTCCCCAATGATGCAGGATCATTAGGGTTAGTGATGCAATGGTTAGCGACTGCCGGACATGATGTTCAACAAGGATTTGCCGCCGCGAGGATCTATCATCTGTTTGGTCAGCAATTAGACGTTGAAACCGCAACTGCACGAGCCTACACCGTTCTCAAAGTGATGGATCAGCACTTATCTCAGCGGCAATGGTTGGAGCTTGATCGACCTACGATCGCGGATATTGCTTGTTTTCCATATATTGCGCTGGCTGAAGACGGCAAGATCAATCTGTCAGATGCCCCCAATGTGCTGAGATGGCTCGATCGCGTTAAACAACTGCCTGGATTTGTGTCGATGCCCGGAATTGCAGTTTAAGGAGACTGAACAATGCCTCGTAAATTTGGTGAAATCGCGTTCACGCCTGAAGTACAAGCTGCCCAACAGCAGCGAGGTTCTCGGCAAACCTATGAGCGTTATATTGCGAATGGTCCCGCGACTGACACGATCGATGCCAAAATGGAGGCATTGATCGCTCAACTCGATGGCTTTTATCTTGGAACAGTGAGTTCTAATGGTTATCCCTATATTCAATTCCGAGGCGGTTCTCCCGGTTTTCTGAAAGTCATCGATGAAAAGATGCTTGCTTTTCCAGACTTCAAAGGTAATGTGCAGTACATCACGGTTGGGAATCTCGATCGCGAAGCGAAAGCTTTCTTATTTTTGATGAATTACCGCCACCAGGAGCGCCTCAAGATTTGGGGAAGAGCCAAGTATGTCGAGAACGATACAGCATTGATTGAGCAAGTACAGATACGAGGCTACAGAGCAGAAATTGAGCGAGTCATCTTGTTTGAGGTAGAAGCTTGTAGTTGGAACTGTTCGCAGCATATTCCCATTCGCTACTCAGAAACAGAAGTTCAAACGATGATGGAGGCGCAAAAACACCGCATTGCAGAGCTTGAATCTCAGTTAGCAGATTTGCGATCGTTGCAGTGAAATGCACCCATCTTCTAATTTGCTCATGTTCTTTTTGGGAGTATAGACAGTCCTATTTCTCCCCCGATCGAGCCAAAATTATTAACGGATCGGCTACGCTTATAAATACGATCGCATTCCAAAAATTCCCGATGACTCAACTTCTCACCAAATCTGTAGAACAGCGATTGATCCACCACGGGCACACCTGGGAACAGTTCAAGCTGATCCAGAAAGGCTTTGAAGGATTTCCGGGAGTGCGGCTGTTTTATTACGAAGGAACGATCGAGATTCTAATGCCTGGACAAGACCACGAGTTTTTTAGCCGAATTATTGCAATGCTGCTCACTGTTTTCTTCGAGGAAATCGGAGAGGAATTTGCGCCGACCGGATCGATGGATCAAGAACGGGAAGGAATTGTTTCGGCGCAGGCGGATGAATCGTATTGCATTGGGGATTTGAAACCGTTACCGGATTTGTCTATTGAAGTTATCTTCACCAGCGGGGGTCCAAGCAAATTGGCGCGGTATCAGGCATTAGGAATCCCCGAAGTGTGGTTTTGGCAGGATGGATTATTTACTCTGTATCATTTGCGCGAGAACGGGTATGAACGGATTTATCGGAGTGAGTTGCCGCATCTCGATCGATTAAATCTTGATGTTTTAACGCAATGTGTTTTGATGGCTCAAACTTCACGACTTGAAGCGATTCGATCGATGAGGGCTGCCGTAAAAAGTCAGACAGATTGACGCGATCGACAGTGCTACAGTGAGTCGTGACAGTCAACAATTTATAGTATGAGTTTATCGACGCTGATTTTGGTCGCGATGGCGGTGGGGATTGGGTTTGGGGCAGGACTGCATGATTATTTTCCGACGCTGATTCTGCCGCTCGATCGCTATTTGCTCACGCCCGTTGGAACAGCTTTTTTGCGGCTGATTCAGTTTGTTGTCGTGCCGATCGTGTTCTCTTCGCTGATTTTGGGTTTGACTCGGATTCAGAACGCGGCACAGGTAGGACGGTATGCAATCAAGTTGATTTTGAGCTATTGCGTCACGAGTGGAATTGCCGTGGCAGTGGGAATTGTTCTTGCGATCGTGGTTCAGCCGGGAGTGGGTGTAGCGATTTCTGGCAGTGTTCCAATGAGTGAAGTTGCTCAACAACAGTCTTTAATCGATTGGTTAGTGAGCTTGATTCCGACCAATCCATTTGAAGCGCTTAGTACGGGTAATTTGCTACAAGTGATTTTCTCTTCTGCATTGATTGGAGTTGCCATTCAGCTAGTTGGGGAAAAGGCAGCGAGCTTTCTTAGCTTTGTGGAAAGTTGCTATGTGATTAGTGAGAAGGTTTTATCGATCGTGCTTTATGTTGCTCCAATCGGTGTTTTTGCGTTAGTTAGCTCAGTGATTGCTACTGAAGGACTTCAGTTAATTTCTAAGTTGTTTGCTTATGTCTTTTCGCTGTTTGTTGGATCAGTGATTATGACTTTGTTCTATTTGTTAGTTCTAGGAATTCTGAGAGCTAAGCCGATTAAATTGCTTCAAAGTCTTACTCCAGCTTTATCTTTGGCGTTTGGGACAGCGAGTTCTAATGCTGCACTTCCAGTTGTACTAAAGAACATTCAAGAGGAATATGGATTACGGGAGGACATTGCGAGTTTTGCGATTCCGTTGGGAACTGCATTGAAGCGGGATGGATCAGCGATTTTGCAAGGATTTAATGCTGTGTTTATTGCTCAGATGTTTGGGATTCCTTTGACTCCTTCATTGTTATTGGCGATCGTACTAAGTACATTTTTAGTTTCCTTTAGTACTCCAGGCGTTCCGGGTGCTGGAATTATCATGATGACAACCGTTCTGACAGCTTCGGGATTGCCTTTAGAAGGAGTTGCGATCGTGGCAGGAGTCGATCGATTAACCGATGGATTTAAGACTGTGATGAACATTATTAGTAATGTTGCAAATGCAGTGATTCTCAATGTGTGGGAGAGTGCATCAGAACAAGATATCACAGAGCTAACTTAAACATCAACTTTGTAATTCAATTGATGTTCATCTCCCGGTAATCCTCGAAAGCCCCAATTGTGTTTTGGAGTTTCAAAGATCGTGATCTCTAAGTCTTGGGGCGAAATTCCAAGCGGTTGCAATCGATCGAACAATAATCGAATGAATTGCTTTTTGGCTTCAATGCTGCGACCTTCAAAAATGCTGATTTCGAGAATTGTGTAGCGATCGCTGCGATCGTTTGGGAAATAAAAATCTGCTGGATCGAGTGGAAAAAACCGATGAAACCGTTTATCAACCGGATACTGAAGCGCATCGATGACGCATTGATGAATTGCATCTGAGAGTGCTGACTTGATCGGATCGAGTGTCTGTCTTAAGCCGTAGATTTTAACTTGAGCCATTGTTCGATGACGAAAACGATTCGGACTATCACATATCGTACAGGAACTCTTTCAAGACAACACAATTTCGCCCTGCCTGCTTCGCTTCATACAATCCAGCATCTGCCACTTCAATCCAGGCTTTCGGGGTAATGCTCGAAGAGGGAACAACACTAGACACTCCTAAGCTTAATGTGACAAATGGCGAAATTAGTGATCCACCATGTTCTAATTGCATTGCTTCAACTTCCGATCGAATGCGTTCTGCGACAATCAGCGCTCCGTTTGCATTCGTAGTGGGTAGTAATACAATGAATTCCTCGCCTCCATATCGTGCAGTCACATCAATCGATCGCTTTACCGATCGACGAATTGCTGCCCCCACTTTTCGCAAACAGTCATCTCCTGAAGCGTGACCATATGTATCGTTGTAGCGCTTGAAATAATCGACATCACAGAGAATCACACTCAGTGGAGTTTGCGATCGCCATGCTCGTTCCCATTCGCGGGTGAGCGCTTCATCAAACGATCGACGGTTTGCTAATTGCGTCAGACTATCCTGCATCGATAGAACATTGAGCCGCTGAGCTTCGATTGTCACGCCGATCATGGCTGTCATCCCGATCGCAATTGCACCGGGTACGATCGGAACCCACCAGCCTAGAAGAAATAAGCCATAACTTGCAGTAACTGAACCAAGAATTAAACAGACTGTCCAGCCCATTTTGTAGAAGAACGAGTCGCGTCGGACACTTAACCAGGCGCTGATGCTCGTTAAGCCAAGAATGAAGCTCCATTCTGCCCATTCTGGTAAGGTTTGAATTAAGACGCGTCGATCGAGAACTGCACTAATAATCTGGCTGGTAATATTGGCATGAAGCTCAACACCCGACATCGGTTGGGGACTGGAACCAGAGGCGCTACTGTATGAGGTGAAAAAAAGATCAGAAGCTCCAGCGGATACATCACCGACTAGCACAATGCGATCGCGAAACAAAGTCGGGGAAATGTTGCCTTGCATCACATCCCACGCGGAAATCATCCGAAACTTTCCTTTACTACCACGCGGATTGAGTAGGATTTGATAGCCGCCTGCATCTGCATTGATATACCCCCCTACATTTGAGGTGAGAGGTGGAAACGGTACTTCATCGAGTTGCAGAACTGAAGCATTTGGATTGGGCAAAATGCCTTGAACTGCGAGATATTCGATCGCAATTCTCAAACTGAAACTCTCGATCGGGGAATCGGTGGAGGGAAAGAGAAATGCTCGTCGCACTCGTCCATCTACGTCTGCGATGATGTCACTTGCACCGATGCGATCGGAGTTTGTCAGAATTGGATTTCCTGGAACGGTTTCGCCTTGATCGCCGATGACTTTCTCAATGCCGATGAGATTGGGAGTGGTCTTGAAGAGTTGGGTGAGTCGATCGTGTCCGGGTTCAGTCGCTAAGTTGCGATACAAATCCAAGCCAATCACACGCGGTTGTTGTGCTCGAATCCGGTCTAAGACAGTCGCTACCGCATGATCAGAGATTTGTGAATTGTTGAGCTTTTGCAAATCGGATTCAGTGAAACCCACGAGGACAATACGATCGTCTCTGGGTTCGGTGGGGCGGGGTTGAATAAAGCGATCGAAAGCGGAGAGTTCGAGAATTTGCAACAGTCCAATGCCGCGAATTGCCAGAATAAAGCCTGCGGTCGTGATGCCCGATAGGAACGCTCCTCGGTATTGATAGAGCCATTTTTGTCCCAGATGGGTGAAGTGGGACAGAACCTTAGAAGCCATAACGGGCAGCGCAACGAAAAGCGGAGTGTGCTTTTTTAGTTATCCCAATTTTGGAGAGTCAAAATCGTTGGATTTGGCGGGGCTGTGTCGATTAATAAAGCAAAGCCCGATCGATGAATCCTGTTATGAAACCTGTTGCTCGAATTGCTGCTCTACTGCTTTTGATGCCCGCTCCCAGTTTTGCTCAAATTGTGCCTACGACTGGAAGTGGCACGATCGCGCTTCCTCAAGGTCAACAGATTCAGATTCAGGGCGGAATTGAGGCGGGAACGAATTTGTTTCATAGCTTCGATCGCTTTAATCTCGATGCGAATCAGACAGCGACCTTTTTTGCTAATCCTGCCATTCAGAATATTCTCGGTCGAGTCGTGAGCGGTGAAGCTTCGAGAATTAATGGCTTGCTGCAAGTGAATGGAAATGCCAATTTGATCCTGATGAATCCAGCGGGAATTCTGTTTGGGGCGACAGCGCGATTAGATGTGCCTGGATCGTTTACAGCGACGACTGCGAATCGAATGGGTATTGGATCTGGCGTGTTCAATGCAATTGGTACAAATGATTATGCAAGCTTAATGGGAACACCATCGAGTTTTGATGGGCTATCAGGCGGAATTTTTAATGCGGGAAATTTGACTGCGGGGCGAAATCTATCGCTGTTTGGTGGAACGGTTCTGAATATTGGGACTTTGAATGGGCAAATCGTTTCGATCGCTGCTGTTCCGAATGGGATTCGTGTCACTCCTGAAGGCAGCTTGCTCAGTTTAGAGATTCCAAATGATGTTGCAACTCGATCGCTTCCTGAATTGCTCACAGGTGGAGAATTGCAGAATGCAACGCAAGCAGTGATACAAGATGGAGTTCCAACATTAACGCAAACAGGAACCGCGATCGTCAGTGGGAATATTTCCGGATCGAATGTTCAGATTGTGGGCGATCGAATTGGATTAATTGATGCCAACGTTCGAGCAGAATCGATTCGAGTTGGGGGCGATCGACAAGGGATGGGAGAATTTCCGCGATCGCAATTTCTATTTGGTAACAGTGGCACTCAGATTGAAGGAAAAAATGTCATTCTCTGGTCAGATCAAGCGACTCGCTTTCATGGTTCGATTACATCAAATAATGGATTTGTTGAAACCTCTGGAAAGCAAACCTTAGATGTTACTCAAGCTAGAGTTAGTGCGATCGGTGGTACTTGGTTACTTGATCCATCAGACATTACGATCGTATCAGGTGGAACTGGAACACTAACAAGCGGAGTATTTGATCCACCAACAGGAGGAGCCACGATCGATCCTGCCACGATCGAAGCCGCCTTAAACAACAATACAAGCGTGGCCTTGACCACTGCAAATGGTTCTGGTGGAAGTGGCGATATTAACTTGCTAAGTTCGATCACTCAAACTGGATCACAAGCTTCTTTAACTTTGACTGCGAGACAATTTTTCAGGGAACCTACTGCTCGAATCAATCTCAGTGGTAATAACTTTTTAGACTTCAATTTGAACCAGGTTGCACCACTGCCAAGTCTTTCAGCAGTTTCAATTCAGAATGCGATCGATGCGATCGGAACGGGAAGTGGTCCGATTCAAATCAACTTAGGTAGCGGAACTTATACGATCGCAGGAACTCCGATCACCGTTTCAAGCAATCGAAATCTAACAATTAATGGAAATGGCTCAGCGAATACAGTTCTAACCGGAAACAATACAACGCGAGTGATCGAGGTCAATCCAGGTGCATTAGTCACACTCTCGAATTTGGCAATCTCCAATGGTAGAGCACCGATTGGAGAAGCAGGCGGCGGAATTCTTAACTCTGGTAATACTATCTTACGCGGAGTGAATGTGAGAGATAATGTCGCATTCGAGGGTGGCGGAATTCGTAATTTTGGAGCAATCTCAATTTTTGATAGTACATTCAATCGTAATCAGGCAAGTTTCGCGGGTGGCGGAATTCGCAATAGTGGCAGCGTGACGATCGATAGAACAGTTTTTAACACTGGAACCGCAGATTATGGAGGTGCAATTTCTAATCTTGCTGGAACAGTTACGATTGCAAATACTAGCTTCAATAACAATACAGCAAACATTAACGGAGGTGCGATCGCGAATGATAGCACTATGACTATTACTCAAACCGAATTTGCAGGAAATCGCGCCAATGCTGAAGTCGGTGGTGCAGTAAGTAATACCAGTAGTTTGACTGTAACTAGAGCGAACTTTGTTAATAATTCAACAGGCAACAATTCAGGAAATGCAGGAGGCGCGATCGCGAGTTTTAGCCTTTTAGGTTCCACGCCTCAAATCTTTATATCTGATGTGAATTTCGGACAGAACACCTCTTACCGAGGCGGCGCAATTAGTCTCTCTCCAGAATCTCGTCTCACTGTTCAAAACAGTCAATTCTTTCAAAATCAAGCATTTTCCGTGGGCGGCGCGATCGATAACGGTGGAACAACTGGGATCATTGGAAGCTTGTTTCAAGAGAACTCTGCGTTTGGGGCTGCTAATCCTGGCGGCGGTGCGATTCATACATACGGTGCAGCCAGCATTCTTAATATCTCAACCAGTCATTTCTTAGGGAATCGATCGCAAACGGGCGGTGCGATCGATAGCTTTTTCCCGAATACAATCAACATTGATAGAGCCTTGATTGAACAGAATGTCGCGGATGGAGAAGGGGGTGCGATTTTAACAGATCGAGGTTCTACTTTAACGATTACAAATAGCGAGATTCGGAACAATCGTTCTACAGGAGATGCTGGAGCGCTCTATATCAGTGCAAACAGCAGAATTGAGAATACGATTATTCAGAACAATGTGAGTTCTAGTGGAAACGGTGGCGGAATTTATACGATCGGTAATATCAATCTGGTTAATAGTCGATTGATCGGGAATGCTGCTGTGAATGGTGGAGGACTGTTTATTGATCCTGGATCAGTCGGAGATGCGGGAACGGCAACGATTACAGGAACCACGATCGCAGATAATATCAGTACAGCCAATGGTGGAGGAATTGCGAATACAGGACAATTAGGAATTACTAACACAACATTTTCAAACAATACAGCCAATCAAGGTGGTGGACTTTTTAGTACTGTAACCAGTAATTTATCGAATACAACACTTTCTGGAAATACAGGCGGCGGAATCTTTGTGAGTAGTGGAGTAACTGAACTTCAAAGTACAACGATCGCGAATAACACAGATGGAATTTTTAACTTTGCTGGAACTGTGAGATTGAGAAATACGATCGTTTCAAATAGCCTCAATTCTGATGTTTTAGGTTTATTTGATGACTTGGGCAACAATCTCATTGGTATCAGTGATGGCAGTACTGGCTTTACGGTGAGCACTTTAGTAGGAACCCGATCTAATCCAATTACTGCGAATCTTTCACCGCTTGCAAACAATGGCGGATTGACTGCGACTTATGCACTTTTACCGAATAGTCCAGCGATCAATCGAGGCAACAATCTGAATGTATCTAGCTTCGATCAGGCAGGTCGTCCTCGCATTCAAGACAATACGATCGATATCGGTGCATTCGAGTCTACACCAATTCCTCCGCCTCCCGATCCAATTCCTCCCACGGCTCCCCCTATGTTGATTGATCCGCTTACACCGATGGATCAACCGATTCTGAATAATCCATCTGCACCCTCGATCGAACCGCCCACAAGCACACCTTCTGAATCGAATACCGAACCTCAGCAATCCGTTTCATCGGTGATCGAATTAGAGCGATCGCTGTCAAATGAATATGCAGAGTACTACGATT
Coding sequences within it:
- a CDS encoding filamentous hemagglutinin family outer membrane protein (similar to AA sequence:cyanobase_aa:PCC7424_1065), producing MKPVARIAALLLLMPAPSFAQIVPTTGSGTIALPQGQQIQIQGGIEAGTNLFHSFDRFNLDANQTATFFANPAIQNILGRVVSGEASRINGLLQVNGNANLILMNPAGILFGATARLDVPGSFTATTANRMGIGSGVFNAIGTNDYASLMGTPSSFDGLSGGIFNAGNLTAGRNLSLFGGTVLNIGTLNGQIVSIAAVPNGIRVTPEGSLLSLEIPNDVATRSLPELLTGGELQNATQAVIQDGVPTLTQTGTAIVSGNISGSNVQIVGDRIGLIDANVRAESIRVGGDRQGMGEFPRSQFLFGNSGTQIEGKNVILWSDQATRFHGSITSNNGFVETSGKQTLDVTQARVSAIGGTWLLDPSDITIVSGGTGTLTSGVFDPPTGGATIDPATIEAALNNNTSVALTTANGSGGSGDINLLSSITQTGSQASLTLTARQFFREPTARINLSGNNFLDFNLNQVAPLPSLSAVSIQNAIDAIGTGSGPIQINLGSGTYTIAGTPITVSSNRNLTINGNGSANTVLTGNNTTRVIEVNPGALVTLSNLAISNGRAPIGEAGGGILNSGNTILRGVNVRDNVAFEGGGIRNFGAISIFDSTFNRNQASFAGGGIRNSGSVTIDRTVFNTGTADYGGAISNLAGTVTIANTSFNNNTANINGGAIANDSTMTITQTEFAGNRANAEVGGAVSNTSSLTVTRANFVNNSTGNNSGNAGGAIASFSLLGSTPQIFISDVNFGQNTSYRGGAISLSPESRLTVQNSQFFQNQAFSVGGAIDNGGTTGIIGSLFQENSAFGAANPGGGAIHTYGAASILNISTSHFLGNRSQTGGAIDSFFPNTINIDRALIEQNVADGEGGAILTDRGSTLTITNSEIRNNRSTGDAGALYISANSRIENTIIQNNVSSSGNGGGIYTIGNINLVNSRLIGNAAVNGGGLFIDPGSVGDAGTATITGTTIADNISTANGGGIANTGQLGITNTTFSNNTANQGGGLFSTVTSNLSNTTLSGNTGGGIFVSSGVTELQSTTIANNTDGIFNFAGTVRLRNTIVSNSLNSDVLGLFDDLGNNLIGISDGSTGFTVSTLVGTRSNPITANLSPLANNGGLTATYALLPNSPAINRGNNLNVSSFDQAGRPRIQDNTIDIGAFESTPIPPPPDPIPPTAPPMLIDPLTPMDQPILNNPSAPSIEPPTSTPSESNTEPQQSVSSVIELERSLSNEYAEYYDFELPKVATMQDIQDALTQAQQIKGVRSGIIYALFVPNAITPAPKSGEMLTDRIEPITPLLRSQLKQESDRLELILVTSTGRAIRYSTTATRAQVAQQAKLFRLAVSDVEDEGYLALSKQLYQWLVQPLEPELQREGIQGLIYCLDEGLRTSPIAAMADDRGFVIDRYTISMIPSVTLINRGIHTLTAQSVLAMGADYFREHTPLPAVPTELELISEQFWKGNRFLNQDFTLERLLQERQRTQAGIVHLATHAEFNPGKPDRSYIQLWDRPIKLSEMSSIAWSNPALHLLVLSACDTAIDSVEAELGFTGLAAASGVHSVMGSLWEVSDVGTLALMSEFYIQLQKVSTRAEALRRAQLALRNGTVRIENRTLITSTIRVPLPPALRQDTDLRSFNHPFYWAAFTLVGNPW